Proteins from a genomic interval of Papaver somniferum cultivar HN1 chromosome 4, ASM357369v1, whole genome shotgun sequence:
- the LOC113273953 gene encoding protein BIG GRAIN 1-like E, which yields MTGVSDATLDRLYKKSTHRRKDSSELDVFDATMYFYGGIETSIGNGGCANITTTTRTTFPHKTIREELKQDQGGRRVSLDMNISMARNTNTTQLPNPTLENSTHRVSSKQTKEKKYKQPMSPGGRLASFLNSLFNQNSSRNKKKSQSVKDYPNDRQEETSVEGMRRRSSVSHFGSVWTSDSKSLHSSSSSGFRTPPHTKNATKTHHSTDVRRNSDYKQVDRKVINNNGIAMGSSKDEMMETEKTKNMDLAWLDEKLKLIDGLSENNNNKRNSTVNPCNGLFKKDKIWIDDEYDGESDSSSDLFELQNYDIGGLYSNGLPVYETTNIDSIKRGPPITN from the coding sequence ATGACAGGAGTTTCAGACGCCACTCTGGATAGGCTCTACAAAAAATCGACCCATCGAAGAAAAGACTCCAGTGAACTCGATGTCTTTGATGCAACAATGTACTTTTATGGAGGCATTGAAACTAGTATTGGCAATGGTGGTTGTGCAAATATTACAACCACTACTCGTACTACTTTTCCTCATAAGACAATAAGAGAGGAGCTAAAACAAGATCAAGGAGGAAGAAGGGTGAGCTTAGATATGAATATAAGCATGGCTAGGAATACAAATACTACACAATTGCCTAATCCTACGTTGGAGAATAGTACTCACAGAGTCAGCTCAAAACAAACCAAAGAGAAGAAATATAAACAACCCATGTCTCCTGGCGGCAGACTTGCTagctttttgaattctcttttcaatcaaaattctTCGAGGAACAAGAAGAAATCTCAGTCAGTGAAAGATTATCCCAATGATCGTCAAGAGGAGACTAGTGTTGAAGGGATGCGAAGGAGAAGTAGTGTCAGTCATTTTGGAAGTGTTTGGACGTCAGACTCGAAGTCGCTGCATTCATCGTCGAGCTCAGGTTTTCGAACACCACCTCATACGAAAAATGCAACGAAAACCCATCATAGTACAGATGTTAGAAGAAATTCTGATTACAAACAAGTCGACAGAAAGGTAATAAACAATAATGGTATTGCTATGGGTTCGTCGAAAGATGAAATGATGGAAACTGAGAAGACAAAGAATATGGATTTAGCTTGGTTGGATGAAAAGTTGAAACTCATTGATGGATTATcagagaataataataataaaaggaaTAGTACTGTGAATCCGTGTAATGGGTTGTTTAAGAAAGACAAAATTTGGATCGACGATGAATATGATGGAGAGAGTGATTCAAGTTCTGATTTGTTTGAGTTACAGAACTATGATATAGGAGGCCTTTACTCAAATGGTTTACCTGTTTATGAAACAACAAACATTGATAGTATTAAGAGAGGACCACCAATTACAAATTAA